One Zonotrichia albicollis isolate bZonAlb1 chromosome 25, bZonAlb1.hap1, whole genome shotgun sequence genomic window carries:
- the LOC141731796 gene encoding arylacetamide deacetylase-like 4, with protein MALLPALLLLLLPLAALAAAAVLLGLPSYDIPPGVNQPAKLRLVLTLLLGTAALGRILEKTGLCSQLTFGRYVRQGWKLGLDPKLFIQDLQFNEVPVRVYQPKATSDGPRRGILFFHGGGWVFGNLDTYEKVCRYLSRESDSVVVSVQYRLAPEHKYPAAYEDCLSASQHFLQHLQHYGVDPARVAVCGDSAGGNLAAAVSQTLAGRSDLPRLRAQILIYPGLQALDFNLPSYQQNRGVPLLFRERAAFFALLYLNGDALHLKEVLEGSHIPPDMRLKYKKWVSPDNIPEEFKVRGVKPLRPTDFIAEVYETVKGICEPNLCPLLAEDSVVHQLPESFILTCEYDVLRDDGLLYKKRLEDNGVRVTWYHLEDGFHGIISLYDYCGFSFPSGKRGLDRVVNFLKSL; from the exons ATGGCGCTGCTGcccgcgctgctgctgctgctcctgcccctggcggCGCTGGCGGCGGCCGCGGTGCTGCTCGGCCTGCCCAGCTACGACATCCCGCCCGGGGTGAACCAGCCGGCCAAGCTGCGCCTGGTGCTGACCCTGCTGCTCGGCACCGCCGCGCTG GGAAGAATTTTGGAGAAGACTGGGCTTTGCAGCCAACTCACTTTTGGCCGATACGTGCGACAGGGGTGGAAACTAGGGTTGGATCCAAAGCTCTTTATCCAGGATCTGCAGTTTAATGAAGTACCTGTGAGGGTTTATCAGCCTAAAGCTACCTCAGATGGGCCAAGGAGAGGCATCCTCTTCTTCCATGGAGGAGGCTGGGTGTTTGGAAACCTTG ATACCTATGAAAAGGTGTGTCGCTACCTCTCCAGGGAGAGTGACTCAGTAGTTGTGTCTGTGCA gtACCGTTTGGCCCCTGAGCACAAATACCCCGCTGCCTACGAAGACTGTCTGAGCGCCAGCCAGCActtcctgcagcacctgcagcactaCGGCGTGGATCCTGCCCGCGTCGCTGTCtgtggggacagtgctgggggcaacctggcagctgctgtcagccagACCCTGGCAGGCAGGTCAGACCTGCCCAGGCTCCGTGCTCAGATCCTCATCTACCCAGGCCTGCAGGCCCTGGACTTCAATTTACCGTCCTACCAACAGAACCGGGGGGTCCCTCTGCTCTTCCGGGAGCGAGCTGctttctttgctttgctgtacCTCAATGGGGATGCACTGCACTTGAAAGAGGTCCTGGAGGGCTCTCATATTCCCCCGGACATGAGGCTGAAGTATAAGAAGTGGGTGAGTCCAGACAACATCCCTGAGGAATTTAAGGTCAGAGGCGTGAAGCCGCTTAGGCCCACTGATTTTATAGCTGAAGTTTATGAGACAGTGAAGGGAATCTGTGAACCCAACCTGTGCCCACTGCTGGCTGAAGACTCTGTCGTTCACCAGCTGCCAGAATCTTTCATCCTGACCTGCGAGTACGACGTGCTGAGGGACGATGGCTTGTTGTACAAGAAGAGGCTGGAGGACAACGGGGTTCGAGTGACCTGGTACCACCTTGAGGATGGATTCCATGGGATCATCAGCCTCTATGATTATTGTGGCTTCTCATTTCCATCTGGGAAAAGAGGATTGGACAGGGTTGTTAACTTCTTAAAAAGCTTATAG